A stretch of the Alnus glutinosa chromosome 6, dhAlnGlut1.1, whole genome shotgun sequence genome encodes the following:
- the LOC133871669 gene encoding B-box zinc finger protein 32-like, whose product MKKAKVCELCSEEASLYCASDAAFLCFHCDARVHQANFLVAAHLRQSLCSKCNAFTGYRISDAGTSILLPQICHSCLPPYALSEDVDSLSSSSTCVSSTESHAAAPKRIALDDRRIREHVLKQSVSGSFTEISDMNENVPGPAMFSASAKMKVKGVSLSVDAKAEGIFMNWCRKLGVNGILVVPSAAKHLGFCLDWLAMLPFRVSMAVSLWLALRFCRDRLGSLSTCQNLRRLEKVSGVAARLILATEARVTSVVRAKRARRVLKEGWAECSTA is encoded by the coding sequence ATGAAGAAAGCTAAAGTTTGCGAGCTCTGCAGCGAAGAGGCTTCTCTGTACTGCGCCTCTGACGCTGCGTTTCTTTGCTTCCACTGCGACGCTAGGGTTCACCAGGCCAATTTCCTCGTCGCTGCCCATCTTCGCCAATCACTCTGCTCCAAATGCAACGCTTTCACCGGATACCGAATTTCCGATGCCGGAACTTCGATCCTCCTCCCTCAAATTTGTCACTCTTGCTTGCCGCCATATGCACTTTCCGAAGACGTCGATTCCTTGTCGTCTTCTTCCACTTGCGTTTCCAGCACCGAGTCTCACGCCGCTGCTCCGAAGAGGATCGCGCTTGATGATCGGAGAATAAGAGAGCATGTATTGAAACAGAGCGTCTCAGGCTCTTTCACGGAGATATCCGACATGAATGAGAATGTTCCGGGCCCGGCGATGTTCTCCGCGTCGGCAAAGATGAAGGTCAAAGGAGTGTCGCTGAGCGTGGACGCGAAGGCCGAGGGCATTTTCATGAATTGGTGCAGGAAGCTGGGGGTAAATGGTATTTTGGTTGTTCCCTCGGCAGCGAAACATTTGGGATTTTGTTTGGACTGGTTGGCGATGTTGCCCTTCAGAGTGTCTATGGCGGTGTCGCTTTGGTTGGCCTTGAGATTTTGCAGGGACAGGTTAGGGTCACTGTCCACGTGCCAGAACCTGAGGAGGCTAGAGAAGGTGTCTGGAGTGGCAGCCAGGCTGATTCTGGCCACCGAGGCGAGGGTCACAAGTGTGGTAAGAGCCAAGAGAGCGCGACGTGTTTTAAAGGAAGGATGGGCCGAGTGCTCCACCGCCTGA